The Euphorbia lathyris chromosome 4, ddEupLath1.1, whole genome shotgun sequence genomic interval CCAGATCTTTTCTTATCTTATCACATAGTAACAGTAATAGTGATTTAATCTACATACTTCATAAATTTATGAAGTTAATGAAACATCTTTAAAAGTTCCGagaacaaattgatttttcAGTCAAATGCAAGAGGTCTTCGATATATTCATCCTATAAATAATGTTTATAATAAATTAGCTAAGATTAGTAGGGAGTTAGTAAAAATTTCCAACTATAAACATATTATgcataaaaaagaaagaaaatataaacatatgaagtttaaaaaagaaaatataaacatATGATATGGTAATGATAATGATAATGATGGGTCGTTATGGATGAATGGGTTGAGGCAGATGCATGTAAGCCCACCAGCCACCCAACTATCCCAcacaacatttaaaaaaaaaaagagtaaataaattgCATTTTTTCGTATGTAATTATAGTAATTGTGATTGAAGTTTCAAATCGgttaaaaaatatgatttaattgccttttatgcttactttgattttattttgtttttcctACCATTGAATGAGCTtactttattaaaatttatcactATCCAATAGTgagaaaaacaaagtaaagcttactttattaaaaacaaagtaagcatagcctaacccatAACAGTCATATCACAAATGTAatcattttatcattatttccataaaaaaaaattaggactAATTTGAAATGAAAGTTTgtggtttcacattttttaCAAATTAGTATATGTGGTTgtcaaaaaatttatttttctaaatttgaccgataacgatctaaaaacaaatttttttaagaattaaatgatattttaagcaacgttaatcctttattttttaggtttaagattatttatgtgttgttttttCATGAGAGATAAAGTTAATATTTAAGGagagaaaacttcaaaaattatgatttttaaaaataaaaaaatatggttccagaataaatatgatactaaacaattttagtttttgaaaatttccattttgagcattttgagattgttacctgccaaatttgaaaaaataaaaaatttatcatctcgaaaaattgtgaaaccatttgaaattaactcattttttatttaaataaatcttgaaataaaagaaaattgagTAATGTTGAATTCAATCAGGGTTAggctatgtttactttgtttttggctcaatacatcatttgtctctaaatttgtccaaaaagtttgattgttccttgaactttcaaagtgttctgatagtcctctcaacttgcataatagttagctccctaaacttgcgtaaaatgtaatcaaatgATCACTCGGCTGCAAATAAgtagttaaatgcggaagatatattacatgcgtcttaaaaaaaaagtaaaacaactaAGATTGAGGGTATACGGTTTTAATATTAgcgaagacaagttttatagttgaacaagtaataacttcatttttaatctatatttgaattatgtaataacattttaagatgcatggaatacatctttcgcatttaatttacttgtttgtttacaaccgagtgatcaatgtattacattttacgtaagttcaaggggctgactgaatattttatgcaagttaaaGGGGATattgagacactttgaaagttcagaggaccaatcaacctttttggacaagttcagggagcaaatgatgtattaagcctatgtTTTTCCTCTACATGACAATATGATAAGCGAGTGAAGTATACGATGAGGTCTGAGTATGGGGTAACTTGGGATTGGTTTAATGATATCGTGGTGACACCGACTCCCGTTGCTTGGTCTCAAATGTGGAGTTTCCCGCTTCTACCCCGAGTTAAACTCTTTGTTCGGAAGTTGTGCAAAAGCTTTCTTCCTATTAAATATATTGTCCTTAATAAAGGGATTTCTAatgggcaaaaagcatcctaaggcccttgatctttcattgtttggtgcattaagtcctcgatctttcatttagacacattgagcccttgatctttcatatatgggtgtattaggtcatTCCATAaaccaattaatatataggtttactAAGGGCATGTTTGATGTGgcaacaaatgatgttctaaaaataacaaattctaaaataaaaaatatattatacaaattaataaaaataatttaaataaaaaattaaaaatttattgaacacaataaaactttgtttttcgataattatgttctaaaaataaaaataatgttaaaattgaagcacattttgtgaaaataagaagggtaattttatcaataacaagtaactacaaacaattgttcatgaaaagagcttttcgtgaaaagctccaaaatgttgcagtgttcagagaaaatgcgaaacgctacagttatataaacctaaccaaacatgcccttaataaacctatatattaattgatttacggaagggcctaatacacctatatatgaaagatcaatgactcaatgtgtctaaatgaaagatcgagggcttaatgcaccaaatgatgaaagatcagtggcttaatgtgtctaaataaaagattgagggcttaatgcacaaaataatgaaagatcaggggcttcaggatgctttttgctaTTTCTAATGATACTCTTTGCATACTCTGTAAAGAGCAAAGTGAGCATTGTGTTCATCTTTATCTAAATTGTGTGTATGCCAAAAAATAACACTATTATTAGAACGAAGCACAATCCCAATATAGTATTGCTGCCAAATTATATACAAAATTTCCGCTTCCTTTTTCCTAGGCATCAGGCGATGCTTTTTATGGGATGGTGCTTTGAAGACTTCAGTGGTGGTCGATGCTGGAAATTAGATCTTTAAAGCTTAATATCGATGCATCGTGTCGTCTTAATAGCAACTTTGTTGGATCCAGGTGTGTGTTGAGGGGGTTGTTTAGTAGTGTTTTTGTCGATTCTAAGGAAGACTGTTTCTCTCATCGGATTGCTGAATCCCTTTGCTTTTAACGAGCTCTCGATTATTAATAAAAGTTTTCTAAGGTTGTAATTGAGATGAATGTCAATGTGATGGTTGATGCCATGAATTCTACTGAGCTAGATCTTTCCGAGTTCTCTAAGCTAGGGGTTGTCATTTAGTTTGGTCATCTTGCTACATGTAATGAGTTTTCTGTTACCTTTATTAAGAGACCAAGTAGCGCATTGGTATTGCTTTGATTGTGGTTATGCATGGGCGGTTCCAGGATGAGGCCGCATAGGCGACCGCCTGGGGCCTCCGGTTTAGGAGGGTATCCgatcaaaaaattaattaatttttttataaaattcaaaactaatttaaattataatacAATGATTATTGAGATTTGAATTGTTGAAAGAATTTAATAATAATCGCATATGGAAAAACAAGAATACAATCTATTACATAGAATCGAAAATGGACAACAACAACACAAAATGTCTCCTTTTGTGTTAGTCATCGTCCTTTAAGCACACAAAGacttcaaaatttatttcacaactTTTCTCTTAACAATAATAGAGATTAGTTATAAATTTAGTCATATGGTTACGGGAGAAAACAAATATAGCATCTATGTacaaatagtacaattttaagCCTAAAATTCACCAAGATATACTATTTCAACGTCATTAACGGATGATGAGTTTTTTTGGTAATAGAAAAGCCTTATTAGGTAGTCAGAATGCTAGAGGTTGAAAGATAGATAGCTACAACATAAAATTGCACATGAAACAAAAACTCATTTTTCATTAATGAGACTTGAAATTGGATCGTTTTGTACATAAGGGTTAAATCAATTTTCACTCAATAACCATAAGAATAAATTTATACATAATCTAAcaattaattgttttattttctgTAAATTGTCAAAAAGTTTGATCTTAAATTAGTTATTCTtgttgagtcaagaattaattatatttcatgtatattaaatttaaatttgtaaaaaaaacgaAATATAAGAGTTGCCTAGGTCCGTCTCAAACTTTTTGAGAGCCATGTGCTAAATTTTTTATCAGACCCTTGATATTTAATAGAATTTTCtaataagaaaatataaagaaaaatgaattaatTGGAAGAGTGCCAATTTTGTGTGGTTGAATATCTAAATCACAAATGTAATGAAATGGTGGAAATAAATCTtattacattatatatatatttttttcaatttaaacTAATATCTATATTTAACATGGTTGTCAAAACCGGACCGATCAAACAACCGGAAAAGACAAAGGATCAAGGGTTTGAGGTTTAACCGGGATCCAACCAGTATTAAAAAATCATGTGCAAATTATATTTGtattcatatttaatcttataacatagtataatatcaactatattcataaaaattatactaatataaTAACATTTATTTAGTATCAAAACatgatatcaaattaataaatttaacctgacaaataaatataaaaattaaagaaaatatattttttaaaaattaatagtgattatttttttattaataactaacatgtaaatatgctaataggatatgtattttataattcaacttaaatttaaatttattagatttttaaaatttatttgtatatatttaaaatctaaATGCTAATTTAACTGTATTAATAttgagaaaatataataattttttattgatatttatctaaatagaaaaaaataatactaaataatattttaattatttaagttataacattattatttatttttaaatagttaatAATAGACACAAGTGAAATGGTAGTGTAGTGGTGAATATTAGAGTCTATTGATCAAAGGTCCAAGGTTTGAATCTTACCTTtgtcaaaatttatatatattttttttaagtaaacatGTCTAAAAACAAACCGGATCAAACTGTTTAACCGGCACTGGTTCAACCGGTTTATGGTTGAACCGGCCAATTTGAGCGGATCTGAACGGTTTTCAAGGATTTCACAACCGGACCACCTCTAACCTGAAATTGTGACCGGTTCTGGTCGAACCGGGTTGGACCGGCCGGTCCGAGTTTGATAACCTTGATATTTAACTAATCCATGGTTGTGTTGTCTAGTGCATAATGAAGCTCACCTGTGGTTATGCTTGACATGTGGATATTAAgagaaaaaaggtaaaatataaagtaaaaatatttttatgctTAGAAAGTAATAATAAAGTTGATAGTTttcaaaaaacaaacaaaaaaaattgataggtgataggtgtaatttactatatatattttttctaacTTTAAAACGACGTAGTATTAAGGAATTGTATAATTCTAAGAAAACTATTCATTCATTCTCAAATCTCTAACCCCTAACTCAGTGTCTCTGCCGCCTCCTTCCAATTTTGCAGAAACCACTCCCATCGACGACCTCCGCCGCTTGACCCACTTCAGCCATCGATTTTCTAGCTTACATTCTTATCTCTAAGCATGGGAAAGTCTAGGTACTCTCATTGTTTCTTTTTTGCTCATAATTTCATACGGTTTCTGCTCTTTTTGATAAtcctttgtttttctttccGAGTATAGAGAAGATTCTTCCAGTAAATCGGATCGTAAGTTCGAGAAGAAGCTTCAGTTTTATGCTAGTGAGTTCTTTTCCCCCTGTTAGATTTTTGAGGAAATTTGTCTTTTATCAATTGTTGGTTTGATGAATTTCATTGTAGTTTGTGTAATTAGcttcacgtttttttttgttgcaaatTCAACGTGTGCTATGGGTTCTTATGTATGTAATTTGTTTCAGAGGTGAAAGACAAGGTTGCCGGATTGAATGCTCAGAAATCTATCAAGGTAGGAAGAATAATCTTTATTTATGTACTGTTCTTGTGAATTTGAAAGAACAAATTGCTATTTTTGGAGGTTCTTATTTGTCATGTTAATTATACATCTGATGAACAATTGCTATTTTATAGATTTGCATAATTTGACAATTTCTGCTAGTTCTgttatggcttaatacattaggGGGCCTGTACTTGGTTAAATAATTTGATTGGTCTAATGAACTTTGGATATGTCTTATTAAtctctgaacttgcttaaagggGATATCATTAACCCCTAAGTCCTACTTTGGCAGTCCAAAGTGGAAATTTGAACAATTTGAACAGCGCATTACTTAAGCAAGTTTAGTTCGCCAATATTTCACTTTAATCAAGTTTAAAGGGTCAATAGGtaactttaagcaagttcacgATACTAATGAAATGTCTCCAAAGTTCACGGGGCCAATCAGATTATTTGGCGAAGTATAGGAGCTCTGATGTACTAAGCCTTCTGTTATCTTCTTGCCATGATTCTCTCTTTCTAACTTATATAAGGGAATTATCAATGTAAATTTTGCCCTTTCATTCAGAAAAACAAGCTTCGAAGCCGTCAGAAGAAATTGAAAGCATATGATCTATCTTCACTTACAGAGTTTCTACCTGAAATAACGGCTCCTCAGCAGCCAACTCCATTCAAACTAAATTGCAAATCTAGACAAAAACTTCTGTTGGTGCTTCATTTCCATAATCTTTCATCTTATTACCTAAttattttaggcttaatacataattaCACACCTAAACTTGTCACT includes:
- the LOC136226441 gene encoding uncharacterized protein, translating into MGKSREDSSSKSDRKFEKKLQFYAKVKDKVAGLNAQKSIKKNKLRSRQKKLKAYDLSSLTEFLPEITAPQQPTPFKLNCKSRQKLLLKESKQLSTVLNHPAFQSDPLEAIHQHLQNTQPPADEKPKKKLKNKNGSKKRKMKKKPSASNGPESMDL